The nucleotide sequence ACTCAATGGTCCAACCGCGCACGGCAGGGAAACTTGCACTGATGATGGCTATGATGCGCTCCTTCCTTTGATTTTGTTCTTGAAAGGCAACTACAAATTTCCTTTCTCCTTGCTGACGTTGGGTTGTGCCCATCTattccttttcctttccttccATTTTTTTACCTCGTTTTTCCTTGTTCTGTCTTTtgctttcatttttatttctaaTAAACAGAAGGAGAGTAAAGAAGTCAGTCCTCCTAAAGAAGCTGCCAAATTGAATGGGATAATTTGTTAGCCCTCCAACCTGGTCAGGCTACAGTGACCTCACAAGTCAATGACTTGGATTTGGATTAAATTCCTATATGTATAGGATTGGGCAATAAATTAATGAGCTTATCTTAAGTAAGCCTAGATTTGGAGCGTCATCGGGAATTCAGACTATGAATCAGTATGATTCCTATTAGTGTTTTTTCGTTCTTTCTTGATAGGTATGGAAGCAAACTATATATTCCCATAGGGCATGGTCCTCTAACTAGAAGCACAAAAGATGTAATTTTCCCATCTAGTCCATATTTCCAGTCTTGGCTTGCCTAAAGTTCCAATTTTTAGTTTATTATACTGGATCGtaagaaattttaaatttcttgtattatttaagtgtaatttgaGTATAATGATGAGCCAAACATCTTATATTTGATGGCATATAGTTTTTACTTTATTCTTCCAATTGTATTACGAGCGGAGTATCTCATATTTTAGAATGTCATAAAGTTAATCAAATATAGAGCCCAATATGTACAAGATTGTATGGCATCAAAATTGCATATGAGTTTAGATGTAGTAGCCTCCTAGAAGGGAAGCATATGTTTATAAACTTTCTTGAAGAACTGGAATAGTCTATTATAAGGTCTTGTTGCTCAAAGAATAGCTTCATCATAGTGCAGTAGCCTATGATTTAGTAAAAGGGTTGCATTAGTATGCCTATGTGTTCACCAAGTTAACCGATTTGGTCAGTAATTTGGATTTGGTTTGTGTGGCTTATAGCATGTATATTAATTATAAGCAAATATATTTTGCACCTTGTTTCCTAGTGTTGTTTCTCTTCTGGATGGCATATCCTCTATTAATTATTGAATGGATCAAATTTTAAAATGgaagttaaaattattttcacaTTAGAGTTCACGGATTTAAACTTGACATTTATCAGGACGGTCCTTTTAATTAACTCGAAGATTATGTATTAATTTTAAATGCAGCAGAGGAGTAGTTCTTATCTATGACAGCATTGGCAAGCACCCTAATATCCGAACTCTCATCCATAAGATATGGTGGTCTACTGATGCACATGAGCACGTAAGACCTAAAAAAATTATTGGATGCTAAATGTCTACATCTGATAGATTCGGTgattagtgctggtatgatcgaCCAACCGACATGTTCTTATTCACTTCATGCCCAATTTTGTGCATGCTACATATGAACCATCCAAAACTCACCATGGTGTTGAAGAAAAATAGTCCATAAAtcaacttctaatcatgcatgTGTAAGACAGACGAAATACAAGTCATATTACaggaaaaattatatcctacagtGAGTGCACCAGTACAGCGTGCACTGTGTTTATGAGCATGCCTCTTCTACGGGCCGATCACCATAACGATTGGAATGGTGCACAACCATAGTGCATACGGTGCAGAATATAATATCACCTATAGGGCTTGGTCCAGTGACCAACAAGCATGAAAGCCTATGATTTTCTTACTAAGTTTTGGTCTCCATAAGTTTTCTATTGTGATTCAGTTCTTCTTTGAAGTATGGATCCCATGACATATATAACAAGATCTATCATAATCATAAGATGCGGCCCTTAAGAATATTTTCAATTATTCTTGCAAGTGTTCTCTTAGTGGTGAATAAGAAAATTACTATATGTAGCATTCAAGAATTTTGGATTGTACTATATTAAACTCTAAAAGAAAAGGTACTTGTATATTCGTGCAGCCTGTTTGAATTCTGTTTAGAACTTGGTGATCCAACTCAGAATCGATCGATCTAATAGGATTCCTAGTTGGATCGAGGGAACAATCCAATCCAATATTTGGTGATCCAGCTTAGTAATTGGAAATTATTAAGCTGGATAAAAAATCATTTTAGCATGTTCCGCCAACAATTCTTGCCTTCATACATTGTGAGCAATGAGTGCTCGGAttacataaaaagaaaaaggaaaagaatgaaCACCAACAATTAGATTCTTTAatctagaaaattaatcaatcccTAACCTATCCAATGCTTGGACTTTTTAATTAGATCCTTCATTCATCTCACATCTTTTGATCCATCTCACAGCAAAAACGAGGATGTACAGAATTATCATGTACTTTTGTTCCCCTCTCTCCTTATAGTCAAATCATGCACACTTTTGAACGAAGAGCTGTGCCTTGGAGAGAGTGACACGGTGGCACCAGACGTGGGGTGTAATAGTGGGTCTGCGGATGCCGGTGATTGTGAAACTCCCctttaatttataaaatttcaattaACACGCAATTACTCCCGCTAATTAAGTGTATAATTGTTTATTCCTTCCTAATTGATCGCATGCTATAATTTCCCGCTTGGCGGTGGAATAGGGGATGCAACCCGGAGAAACAACCTTGCAATATTCCGACACCCACCAATACAAACCCATGACTGAAACCAAACGCAATCGTGGGGCCCAGAACTAAATAAAGCTGTTTGCGGGCCTAAAGTTGCGACACGTTGCTTCGGTTAGAAGTTAAATAAAAGCCAAGAAATACGGAGAGGGTTTTAAATCGGACCATCAGAGAAGAAGGTTCGCGGCCATGGCGGAAGAGGCGAAGAGCGAAGGCCCAAGTTGGCGGAGAGCCCTTCCAAGGCGGCGGAGGAGAGCTCCGGCGAGGCCAAGGCGGCGGCGGGGGGTGTCTTCCCCTCCATCTCCCTCAACATCTGGCCCCCTCGCAGCGGACCCGGGAGGCGGTGATCCAGCGCCTCGTCCAGACCCTCTCCCACCGAATCTGTCCTCTCTAAGCGCTACGGCGTCCTGTCCGCCTCCGACGCCTCCGACGCTGCTCGCCGCatcgaggaggagggcttcgctACCGCCTCCGCCGCGGCGGCAGCGCCGCGTCCGTGGACGACGGGATCGAAATTCTCCA is from Phoenix dactylifera cultivar Barhee BC4 chromosome 6, palm_55x_up_171113_PBpolish2nd_filt_p, whole genome shotgun sequence and encodes:
- the LOC103705245 gene encoding LOW QUALITY PROTEIN: MFP1 attachment factor 1-like (The sequence of the model RefSeq protein was modified relative to this genomic sequence to represent the inferred CDS: inserted 2 bases in 2 codons; deleted 1 base in 1 codon) — translated: IGPSEKKVRGHGGRGEERRPKLAESPSKAAEESSGEAKAAAGGVFPSISLNIWPPXQRTREAVIQRLVQTLSTESVLSKRYGVLSASDASDAARRIEEEGFATASAXGGSAASVDDGIEILQIYSKEISKRMLETVKGKASSASGSAPEVSPPSSDGGAAVDIAPSTAPGEERSDSSPA